The Apium graveolens cultivar Ventura chromosome 6, ASM990537v1, whole genome shotgun sequence genome contains a region encoding:
- the LOC141668295 gene encoding V-type proton ATPase subunit E-like produces MNDSDVSKQIQQMVRFIRQEAEEKANEISVSAEEEFNIEKLQIVEAEKKKIKQEYERKQKQVEVRKKIEYSMQLNASRIKVLQAQDDLVDSMKEAASKELLNVGHHSFFHHHKYDALVKALIVQSLLRLKEPAVLLRCRKEDIGVVEDVLGSAVEEYARKANVHEPEVIIDRVHLPGPPSSHHAHGPSCSGGIVMASRDGKIVIENTLDARLEVVFRKKLPEIRKKLFSQVAAA; encoded by the exons ATGAACGACTCAGATGTATCCAAGCAGATCCAACAGATGGTCCGATTCATTCGTCAAGAAGCTGAAGAGAAGGCCAACGAGATCTCTGTTTCTGCTGAAGAA GAATTCAATATTGAAAAGTTACAGATAGTGGAAGCCGAGAAGAAGAAGATCAAGCAAGAGTATGAGCGTAAGCAGAAGCAAGTTGAAGTTCGTAAAAAAAT TGAGTATTCTATGCAGCTCAATGCTTCTCGGATCAAAGTTCTTCAAGCTCAAGATGACTTGGTTGATTCCATGAAGGAGGCAGCTTCAAAAGAGCTTCTGAATGTCGGCCATCATAGTTTTTTTCACCACCATAAATATGATGCCCTTGTGAAAGCTCTTATAGTGCAG AGTTTACTTAGACTTAAAGAACCTGCTGTCTTGTTGCGTTGTCGTAAAGAGGATATCGGGGTGGTGGAGGATGTTTTGGGTTCAGCAGTGGAGGAATATGCAAGGAAAGCAAATGTTCATGAACCTGAAGTTATTATTGATAGGGTCCATCTCCCAGGACCTCCCTCTAGTCACCATGCTCATGGTCCCTCCTG CTCTGGAGGTATAGTGATGGCTTCTCGAGATGGGAAAATTGTAATCGAGAATACTCTTGATGCTAGATTGGAAGTTGTGTTTCGCAAGAAACTTCCGGAG ATTCGCAAAAAGCTCTTTTCTCAAGTTGCTGCTGCTTGA